The Helicobacter ganmani nucleotide sequence TTCTTGCGATTCTATTGCTTGACTTACTTCCGATAAATCCTCGTCTTTCCATACCATTTTTATTCCTTGTTTATATTTATTTGTATTCAAAGGGTATATTGTATAGTTTTTTAAAAGCTATTACAATAAATCCCCCCCCCCCCGCAGAATCCGAGCTTAGATAAACATAAAATACCAAAAACTTAAAAAAATGAGATTCTATGTTGTAGATTGTTTCGCTATCTTTGCGTTAATTAAAATATGAAGAAATTTGTGTCTTAAAGGAGGATTTGCAATGACGCAAAGGCTTATCATTGCAAAAGGGGACGAAATTACATCATTCCGCCCATACCTCCCATTCCGCCCATACCACTCATATCTGGCATTGCAGGTTTATCCTCTTTGATTTCATGCACTGTGGCTTCCGTTGTAAGCAATAAGCTAGAAACAGAAACTGCATTTTGAAGCGCGATTCTTGCAACTTTTAGCGGGTCAATGATTCCTGCTTCAAACATATCCACATAAGTACCATTAGAAGCGTCAAAGCCGTGATTTACATTAGAATCTTTTTCTACATTATTCACCACGACACCATCATCAAAGCCTGCGTTGGTTGCGATTTGTTTAATCGGAGCAGAAATTGCGCGTTTAATGATTTCATAGCCAATTTTTTCATCACCCTCTAACTTTAGGCTAACTTTCGCTGCTGCGCGCACAAGTGCCGCACCACCACCGATAATAATACCCTCTTCAACCGCTGCTTTTGTTGCACTTAACGCATCATCAACGCGGTCTTTTTTCTCTTTCATTTCTACTTCGCTTGCCGCACCTACTTTAATCACAGCTACACCGCCGCTAAGTTTTGCAAGTCTTTCTTGCAATTTTTCCCTATCATAATCACTTGTAGTGCTTTGGATTTGTGTTTTAATCTGTGCGATTCTAGCATTAACGGCATCTTTTTGACCTGCACCATCTACAATTGTTGTATTGTCTTTATCAATCACTATTCTAGCCGCTTGCCCCAAATCTGCAATTGTCGCAGCTTCTAGTGTTTTACCCAATTCTTCGCTAATCACTTCGCCACCTGTTAAAGTTGCAATATCTTTTAGCATTTCTTTTCTTCTATCACCAAATCCGGGAGCTTTGACTGCAGCAACATTCAATACGCCACGTAATTTATTCACAACTAAAGTTGTCAAAGCTTCTCCCTCAATGTCTTCTGCGATAATCAAAAGTGGCTTACCGCTTTTCATTGTAGATTCTAAAAGTGGCAAAATGTCTTTCATAGAAGTAATTTTTTTGTCTGTCAGCAAAATATAGGGCTGCTCTAACTCTGCTTCCATTTTGTCGCTATTGGTTACAAAATAAGGGCTAAGGTAACCTCTATCAAACTGCATACCCTCAACCACGCTTAGTTCATCGTTGATTCCTTTTGCTTCTTCTACGGTAATAACGCCATCTTTACCAACTTTTTCCATAGCTTCCGCAATGAGTTCGCCTACTTTGGAATCAGAATTTGCAGAGATTGTTGCTACTTGTGCAATTTCTTTTTTACCCGCAACAGGTTTAGCAATTTTCTTAAGCTCTTCTGTGATTGCCTCTGCTGCTTTATCCATTCCACGCTTTACTTGCACAGGATTCGCACCTGCAGTAATATTTCTCAAACCCTCTTTGAAAATACTATATGCTAAAACCGTTGCCGTAGTCGTACCATCACCTGCTGCGTCTGCGGTTTTACTTGCGACTTCTTTTACAAGTTGCGCTCCCATATTTGCAATAGGGTCTGCTAATTCAATTTCTTTTGCTACTGAAACGCCGTCTTTTGTAATACTTGGCGCACCAAAGCTTTTTTGAATCAACACATTGCGTCCTCTTGGTCCCATTGTTACTTTTACAGCGTCATTTAGCTGTTTTACACCCTCATATAATCTATTTCTTGCATTGTCTGAAAAATTAATTTCTTTACTTGCCATTTTTATCTCCTTAATTATATATTTTCTTTTAAGCTCTCACGCCTAAAACATCTTCAAGCTTTAAAATCAAATATTCTTTTCCCTCTAGTTTCACTTCAGTGCCAGAATATTTTCCAAAAACAACTTTATCACCTACTTTTACATCTTTAACTTCGCTACCAATTGCTTGAATAATTCCTTCAAGCGGCTTTTCTTTCGCATTATCAGGGATAATAATTCCTGAAGTAGTTTTTGTGTCTTCTTCTAGTCTTTCTACTAGAACTCTTTCTCCAAGTGGTCTGAAATTCATAAGAATTACCTCCAAAAATTAAATATTTTTTAAAAACAGCGGAATTATAATGCAAAAACTTTACTTTGTCAATACATTAAGTAAAAAAATTCATTAAATCTTAGTCTATTAGACTAAAAATTAATTAGTCATTAATGCTAAATACTTTTAAATTCAATAAGCATAAGGGCGAAATTTAGTAGAATCTCTACCAAAAATACAAAGAGATTCTAAGCCTACAAAAGTTAAACAATTCTCTTAACTTTTATAAAATTTTCAATAAATTAAGATTATTATTGCGTTTCAATCTACCTAATCAATAAGGACTTACTATGCAGGCACATTATGCAAGCAGAATCACTGCTCTATCAGAATCTATCACTCTTGCAATTAGCACACTTGCGCGAGAACTAAAATCACAAGGAAAAGACATTCTCTCTTTTTCTGCGGGTGAACCGGATTTTGATACTCCCCAAGTCGTTAAAGATGCAGCAATCCAAGCAATCAACGAGGGTTTTACCAAATATACTGCAGTCGCTGGAATCCCGGAGCTTTTAAATGCGATTAGCGTGAAGTTGAAGCGGGATAATAATTTAGAATATTCCACCAAAGAAATCATTGTAAATAGCGGGGCGAAACACTCACTTTTTAATGTATTTCAAGCATTAATTGAAAAGGACGACGAAGTGATTATCCCCTCACCTTATTGGGTAACTTACCCCGAGCTTGTTACATTTAGCGGTGGCAAGAATATCTTTATCCAGACTACACAAGAAAATAACTTCAAAATCACAAAAGAACAGCTAAAAGCCGCCATAACGCCTAAAACAAAAATGCTAGTGCTTACAACACCCTCCAATCCCACAGGAATGGTGTATTCTAGAGCAGAGTTAGAAGAAATTGCAGAGATTTTAAAAGACACAAATATTTGGTTGCTTAGCGATGAAATCTATGAAAAATTGGTTTATGATGGCACTTTTGTCTCACCTGCTAGCCTTAGTCAAGATATGCTTGAGCGCACAATTACCGTTAATGGGCTCAGTAAGGCAGTCGCAATGACTGGTTGGCGAATGGGCTATGTAGCGAGCAAAGACCAAAAACTTTGCAAACTCATTAATGCACTACAAGGACATTCTACCTCCAATATCAACTCTATCACACAAAAAGCCGCAATTACTGGGCTAAATGGTAGTGCAGATAAAGAAATTGAGATAATGCGTCAAGCTTTTAAAGAGCGGAGAGATTTTGCCTGCGAAAGATTTAATACCATTAAAGGGTTAAAAGCTAGCAAACCCGATGGAGCGTTCTATCTTTTTGTTCATTGTGCAGAGATTTCTAAAGATTCTATGCAATTTTGCAAAAACTTGTTAGAATATGCTGGCGTGGCTGTCGTTCCGGGAATTGGCTTTGGAATGGACGGCTATTTTAGATTCTCCTTTGCCACAGATTTAAATAGTATTGACAAAGGGATTCAAAGAATCAAAGATTACTGCGAGAATCTTTAAAAACTTTAAACTCTCTATTTAGCAAGGATAAGGCGAGATTCTTCGTCTCGTCCTCACATTTCATAGCAATCTACAATCTTACATAAAGTAAATTCGCTATGGAATCTTAACTCTTTTTCTTATGCTCCTCTTTTAACTTACGCACTTTGCGGATAAAGGTGAGAAATCCCCCCCCCCCCCGCAGAGATAGAAGTAAGGAATGCTTCTCCTAATTGGTAAGAGAAATAATTTTTGATTTTTAAGGCTTGCTTGTAGTCAGGATAGGATTCTAAAGGGGGAAGCTTTAAGCAAGGGTTGTTTGTGATTTTTTCTTGATATTGTTTTTGTTTGTTTTTGTGTTTTAGTATTGTCCATAGAATCTTAAAAGGGAGTTTTGAGATTCCAAAGAAAGATTTAGAATCTTTAAGGAGGATTTGTCCTAATTGGTAGCTAAGATGGGATTGGACACGAGAAGTAGCGGTAAAAAATGTTTCATATCTGCTAGATTCCCTATTCTCTTTAAATAAATGTTGATAAATCGGCATAAAACTCACCGATTTTAAAAATAAAAATTCTTGGATACACTCCTCTACATTTTTAAGATTCACATTTTTCATAAATACACATTGTTGTATCTGATTATTCTTATCTTTGATGATTCGCTGTTTTAATCCTGTTTTTTGTGCAATTTTTTGTAAAATAAGCAAAAATTCATCAAATTTTATTTCCTCTTTGCATCTTTGCACTACAAGTTGCAATTCACAAGAAATATCCCACTCACCATAATGATGTTTATACACAAAACAATAGAATATTTCTTTTATCAGCAAATGAGAATAAATTTCTACAACACCATTTAATTTGGGAGAAATATAAAGATAGGCAGAATCACCAAAAATCCTTTTTTCTAATCTCAAAATCAAAGGTGTCAAGTAATGCAAAGATAATAAAAATCCATATAGATTTCCTAGATTTTCTATTGGGAGATTGCTTTTTTTATATTCAAATTCCTTCGTTTGTTGTGAGATTCTCTCCCATTCTTTATGATTAACATACCACTCTCCAAAGAGTAAAGAACTAAAAGCAGAGGACCAAAATTTAGAACCACTCACTGCGTGAATAATAGCGACATCTTTAGAG carries:
- the groL gene encoding chaperonin GroEL (60 kDa chaperone family; promotes refolding of misfolded polypeptides especially under stressful conditions; forms two stacked rings of heptamers to form a barrel-shaped 14mer; ends can be capped by GroES; misfolded proteins enter the barrel where they are refolded when GroES binds), with product MASKEINFSDNARNRLYEGVKQLNDAVKVTMGPRGRNVLIQKSFGAPSITKDGVSVAKEIELADPIANMGAQLVKEVASKTADAAGDGTTTATVLAYSIFKEGLRNITAGANPVQVKRGMDKAAEAITEELKKIAKPVAGKKEIAQVATISANSDSKVGELIAEAMEKVGKDGVITVEEAKGINDELSVVEGMQFDRGYLSPYFVTNSDKMEAELEQPYILLTDKKITSMKDILPLLESTMKSGKPLLIIAEDIEGEALTTLVVNKLRGVLNVAAVKAPGFGDRRKEMLKDIATLTGGEVISEELGKTLEAATIADLGQAARIVIDKDNTTIVDGAGQKDAVNARIAQIKTQIQSTTSDYDREKLQERLAKLSGGVAVIKVGAASEVEMKEKKDRVDDALSATKAAVEEGIIIGGGAALVRAAAKVSLKLEGDEKIGYEIIKRAISAPIKQIATNAGFDDGVVVNNVEKDSNVNHGFDASNGTYVDMFEAGIIDPLKVARIALQNAVSVSSLLLTTEATVHEIKEDKPAMPDMSGMGGMGGMGGMM
- the groES gene encoding co-chaperone GroES; its protein translation is MNFRPLGERVLVERLEEDTKTTSGIIIPDNAKEKPLEGIIQAIGSEVKDVKVGDKVVFGKYSGTEVKLEGKEYLILKLEDVLGVRA
- a CDS encoding pyridoxal phosphate-dependent aminotransferase; amino-acid sequence: MQAHYASRITALSESITLAISTLARELKSQGKDILSFSAGEPDFDTPQVVKDAAIQAINEGFTKYTAVAGIPELLNAISVKLKRDNNLEYSTKEIIVNSGAKHSLFNVFQALIEKDDEVIIPSPYWVTYPELVTFSGGKNIFIQTTQENNFKITKEQLKAAITPKTKMLVLTTPSNPTGMVYSRAELEEIAEILKDTNIWLLSDEIYEKLVYDGTFVSPASLSQDMLERTITVNGLSKAVAMTGWRMGYVASKDQKLCKLINALQGHSTSNINSITQKAAITGLNGSADKEIEIMRQAFKERRDFACERFNTIKGLKASKPDGAFYLFVHCAEISKDSMQFCKNLLEYAGVAVVPGIGFGMDGYFRFSFATDLNSIDKGIQRIKDYCENL
- a CDS encoding glycosyltransferase, producing MNLQNKKVAIVLAGDEKLDFAIANVIIGLKRYNESLIDRVFVYTDMPQEKRDKISLIWRDKIAFVAFGYEDFERGFSCATNEEIPECIAQDKRFGHHIYAKFYCFDLLRDYDYVIWLDSDVLVQNSIEDILAVDTDFKWGNGQRKQIEAYLSNFAEINEQEIAKPNGGVISFSKNILRKTSIPLRLECYKIVSRCYSLGVLSEVAMSDEIPFGIIAYEYHLSFAPLRVANIAPYSPHCSKDVAIIHAVSGSKFWSSAFSSLLFGEWYVNHKEWERISQQTKEFEYKKSNLPIENLGNLYGFLLSLHYLTPLILRLEKRIFGDSAYLYISPKLNGVVEIYSHLLIKEIFYCFVYKHHYGEWDISCELQLVVQRCKEEIKFDEFLLILQKIAQKTGLKQRIIKDKNNQIQQCVFMKNVNLKNVEECIQEFLFLKSVSFMPIYQHLFKENRESSRYETFFTATSRVQSHLSYQLGQILLKDSKSFFGISKLPFKILWTILKHKNKQKQYQEKITNNPCLKLPPLESYPDYKQALKIKNYFSYQLGEAFLTSISAGGGGISHLYPQSA